TACCGTAAAAAATACATGACGGCAAATTCTGCTTAGCGAGGTGACAGAAGCTACATGCTTATACATATTAATttaatactaaaaataaaaataaatatacatctCATCATAACAAATTAGCATAATGGCCTCAATACATATAAACAGTAGAAGTGATTGTTTTGAATAAAGTCAGTGTTGCCATCAAGGGATTAACTTCTGTGATATGTAAACATAAAATCTTTGaataatttgtatatttatttaaatttttacacCAGATTCCTAAAACATGAACATTCACTCAGGCACACACAGCTAACTAGATAGAAACAGAAAGACTTTTTGTTATgatgattttaaataaataaaatttccttcattataaatcaaatataattgCTGGTCATATTATATCATACTCACATTTCCTTTTGTACACAATACTATCAAATCTAGTCTGTACTAACTACACTCATGCATCATACTCTGGGTGATTCAGGTGTTTCTTTTTACACTGAATAACAAATCAGTGAATCTGGAAAATCAAGACTTACTATATTCATCTGTATTTTTACCTTGCAGAGAGCAGTACCTAAACTAGGAACACTACAACACTCGTGACTGAagtgcaaaatgtattattgaGGATAGTTTTGGCATTGACGTGGCCTTGGGGTTCCAAGGCTCcttaaacatgcaaacaactGTGTGTTAAATTCAACAAAGTCTCGTTAAACAACTCTTCAAGCCCTATTCAGTGATGACCCCGACCACCTGGTTGCCTTGGTTGTTTGGACCCCAGGATACATGCTTTCAGATGCGGTTGTTGTGATGATTTCAAATAAACTGGACCCAAAAGTCTTTTCCATTCAGGATCCTCATGAAAAATCTATTTCACCTGACCcataatttaatgttatttctaTTTAATATGCTATTAGTCGTTCTTTTGTTTCTCAATCATAATTTGTTACCTCAAGTctcaacatttaaatacagtaaaattaatttaacacaTACCACAGTAGTTGTTGGTGATAATTTTAATTATAGTTGAAAATACCTGTTGATGTAATATTTAATGTATAGGTacgtatatactgtatagtgcAAAATCATATGTAACCTGTTGgaatttttagttttttaaaatgggtaaagacaaatgacacatttatgTTATTAAGGCAGGAGTATAAAAAGCATTTATAGCAGTTAAATAAGTTCTGTATGGAGAAACAAGAAGTAAATTGTTTACGCACATCcactcacacagacactgacTGACTTTCCTTCAACAACTGTCTCCATACACGCgtagagagagaagaagagagatatCTCTTTAGTTTAATATTAGCTTCATTCATTCCCATTAACAGCCTAAAATTACTTTTAGCATAGCCAGGGAAAAGGACTATAAACAAACCTTCACTGATACTTCACTAATACATACATGTTATTACAGACAaccacccacacaaacacacacatacacactttagAAGTAAGGTCTCATTCAGTGACACACACTGACGCTCAGCCTCTTCTCGGATGTGCCAAGGCTGAAGAGGAGAGCTAGCGAGCGCACACACTCGTTCAGCCTTGTGACCGTGCTCTCTGCTGAGCTACACTCAATCAAGATGCCAGAGGAGGGCTGAGAGTCAATGGCAGCACTAtgtgaggagtgtgtgtgatcGTTATTTGGGTGATGAGCTGAGAGTCCTCAATCAAAACACGAGAACAGAAGAACTGAATTTATTAAACGACTAAAAAGAGTCACTCCatacaaaacattacaaaaaaacatcaatttcacCTTATAAAGTGACTAAGAGCATAAACTAAAAAGATACTTTTCAAAGGATCATTTAGCTTTTGCATTAAAATTGATCCTCTAAATTTTAGAGATACAGtgtaaaagtatttttgttatttttttagcaTTATTGAGTTTTTTTGAACAGACTTGATCTACTGGTATGTGAGGGTCTGGCTTCAAAGGACAATACCggtggttttgcatgttttagcccatttacCACAAAtcacatatatttacattacaaGTAAACCATTTTGCAAATGATGCTGCTGTTATGTTGTGGTttctattaatttattaataaattaaatctattAGCGGAttcttgaaacttgcttgagtCACGTCTGCATCATTCATCATTAAGATGAATCATGAATTACATCATTCTTATAAGTTTTAAGGGTCTCTTTACTGATTTGCAtatcatataaaaatacatggaAATTCTATCATATATCAATAAGTGGGAAATCGAAAAATACAATATGCATTTGCACATGAGGTGGAGTCGTTCATGAACAAacaattttctgacagtttttgttttttcacatgagagatttcTTTCTGGGCAGTTTTGTCTGTGTGCTTCTTCCTGGCTTGAATCAGGATTTTACcacatttgaatcaaaatttGATGTCAGttcttttattttgtcctggctgtcaatcaaatgtgaTCAAACCACACAAACTCAGTcctgagaatgttttttttgggggggggtgggtTGCCTTGCTTTACTTTTTTGTtgcttatttacttttaatggGCTTTAAATACACATGATTTGTAGTTAGGGGCTTAAACATAGTAAACACTGTGTTATGGTGCGGAAAAGGTCAATGGGTTGTTCAGGGTCATCTGCTCATATCACTGCTGTTCCTCCAGAGTTGATTCTTTCCTGGGTGATGGAGAGGCAGGAAGAAGGGATGGCGAAGAGCAGAGGAAAGGGAGATGCGTTTTGAGGGCTCATACTCCAGCATCCTCTCCAAGAGATTAAAAAACTGGTGGTGCTCTGTCGCTTGTGACAACAAGTActtctgaaaaacacagattaaGAGAGACACATGTTGTGTAAAGGAGTAGACACACTTAgcttgtgtttaaatgtttgcatCTGTTTCAGCTCACCCTTAAAGGCTTGCATTTGGCTTTCACATAGCGTCCGGACTTGGAGCACTCGTTCCAGTTGAGACGCCCACAGTGGAAATATTTCTGCTTTCTGTgagaaacatgttttgttggatgaagtgtgttttcatgtctgtgagTAAGAGTGTACAggcttgtgttgtgtttacctGCTCCTTTGAATCATCCTCCGAGGAATTGGTCCCTGTATTCTCTCCATCATAGCAAGATGCTCCTTATTGTCATGAGTCTACAAGTCAACACAAGGGAACGCACAAGTGAAGAGCATGTCAGCAAAATCAAGATCATCCTACTTTCAACATGCTGTAATTGTAccagtataaacacacatgtgACCTGGTACATTGTGAACCCTTCGTAATATTCAAACAGGATGCAGCCGATACTCCACACATCACAAGGGTGACTCCAACCCAGCTCTGCGGGAGAGGTAAGAGGAACCAAAGCTTCAACACCAACTGAACAAGACTGACAGCTCCTGGTCTAGTCCAAACCAACGTTTCTTACCCAGTATGACCTCTGGGGCTCGGTAGTGACGTGTAGAGATGATGGTAGAGTGGTGTTCATGGTCAAAGGTGGCGCTGCCAAAGTCAACAAGCCGCACTGTTGTGTCATTTAGTCTCCTCTCATTGCACTTCTGAAGGAGGACATACGTAGCAATTAAAAGGTCAAAACCTAACTAAGCAAACTTTACCAAATCATTTAATGGATAATTCAAATTTATTGCTATTTGGGCCTTATTtctagccacactagcagcatgGTTCTAGGGATAGCAGTGTCTGTTTGTCCAttgatccaccactttggtccagactgaagtaTCAACAAAGGTTTTCAGCTGGACACAAACTGGGTACGTTGCAGTTGGTTGGCACAAAGCTATGATGCCTCAGGATAAATTGTAGGCTACCTGTACCTGTGGTGAGCCCCCAGCTATCCATGTAGCACCATCATCAGTCAAAACTTTAAACAGtccaatatttttctttttgaccaaatacctacaTAACTAAAATGAAGTATGAAAGGGCAAGAAACATCCAGATTCACATAGATTATTGGTGATAAAAGTAAATCTGtcacacacaatacaataaGTACaataggtcaaagttgaaccaagAAGTTTGTCtgcaaaatgtaaacatgtatgAGTACCATTTgccttcatttattttttaagtttggCTAaccttggagtttgtttaaacCTCCTCATGTTTATTtccctgtctgtcctctctctttttttttttttagcaatgttGTTGCATTCTTAGATATCAGCAATTACACAATTCTATAATTACCAACAGGAATGATAgccaaaagtacaaaaataggACCCAAGTtgaaaaaacccccaaaacaaagCATTTCTTCCCCCTAAaaagattatttgttttttaaaaatatccttTCAAAGATGCCAGACTGAggtcaacaaacaaaacacagttttcTGGGATAAATATGTGTCTATAGAGGGACTGCATGTGGGTGGTTCACAGGTTCTGCTGATACAAATATGCATCCAACTGAGCGACCACAAAGCAAtctcccttttttctgtctgcattAATCCCTGCTTATTTAACATCCAGATTCTCTTTCACCCAAAGGTGTTTTGACTTCATGCCTGCAGTTGTTTCTAACCTTCTCAGTGTTGTATATGAAAGAGTAGTCTGAGTTGACGAAGAGGATGTTCTCTGGCTTCAGGTCGGTGTGCGTCAGCTTGTTGTCATGGAGAACTGCAgtggagacagagggagggggagaggagagaaagtaGATGTTTAGATTTATCAGGAGCTAGTGAGCCAACGCCCTCATCTGGCTGAGTTTTCTGTTGGTTAAACAGTTGGATATGCAGCTAGATTTGTGGGGGAAAGCTAATAGTTGCATGGGTGGTTGTCTGTACTCGTATGCAAGTTTTGACAGAGGGatggccctaaccctaaccctaggaTTGCAGGATTGATTATCATATAGGCCTAGTCTAATCCTTGACattataattttgatttaatagAACAGCTATTAGGCTAAATGCATATTTTGTGTAAGCCTATTCTTTTACTGAATTTGGACATTAAGCATTCTAATAATGCtattttttcaaaacacaccATAGTTTTTACAGTATAAACTTTACTTTGAAATATGTAACTGTAGCAGCTGAGCGTGGTGCGGTCAGTGCAGATTAATTTCCTCAATCACATTATCTGCTCCACTCCCAGGTTACACCAAACATCTATAGTAAAAACTATATCTGTAGTCATGTCTCCCCTAAAATATTTTGCTACAGAGGTGGCTTGGTCTGGGGGTGTATTTCAACAGCACAGACATGACTGAATGATCAtagaaatattataggaatattatagaaatactacaggcagcagtgtgtctctatAAACTTCCGCTCCTCCATGACCACATGTTGCTACTTGACACTTTGATCATAAGGTGACACTACTCTATAGAGTATATTGGCTACAATATAGTATAGAATCgagtatttatagtatatagtttGGAGAATGTTATAGATCCAAGACAAAACTGACAGAAGGGCGGGACTATAGGGAAAAAGGTGCATTTACAAATCCGTCTGCTaattcagcaccacggacagtgccatggatttatcaatacacagcacagttaggctactgatatttcagagccatGGTTGGGGCCATAGATTCTAACTTGcacaaacctcagtcagataataataataactgttatttatacagcacttttcaaaatgaagatacaaagtgctttacaaggtTGAACCAGGATTAAAATATTTCAGGACTGAGGCAAATAAAATCAAGCAATCgccaagaataaaaataaaaaagaagaaaaaagaaaacagtaacaataaaacAGGTAAGatatgttgtaaataaaaatggcgtgcaaaaattaataaaacgctttaaaaagatatgttttaagaagtgatttaaaagatgtcaCCAATCCTGCAAGCCTCAGATTCTCAAGCAGGGAGTTCGAGAGCTGAGGGGCCCTGACTGCAAAAGCCCGGTCACCTTTAGTCTTGAGTCGGGACTTAGGAACAGCCAGCAGAGCCCTGCCCAAAGATCTGAGGCTGCGCTCTGGCTCATAGGGGAGCAGCAATTCAGCAAAGTAGCTGGGAGCTGAGATCAGTTCTAAAAGTTACTGGTAACCAGTGAAAAGAGGCTAAAACTGGGCTGATGTGATCTTAATCAATAATGGAAGTAAGTGTGGGTGataaacaaaagaaagtgaTGGTCACAACCCTtaactgtgtttctctttaaCTTTAATTTGTTATGGGAGTTTAAATCAAGGACACTTATGTCATCTTCAGTTTTCAGTCACCCTTTAAATATCTGGTTTGTTTGCTATGACATCAGTGGGACAGTGGTGGATAATCTGCTTACTGCCGTCATTGACATTCAAGTACTGGAGAAAAAGCAAGGTGGTATAGTTAAGTGTGATACAGGACTCACATCTGACAGCGTGGCAGATCTGGAAGGCCATGTGTCGGATGTGGTTAATGGGATAAGGCAAGAAGTTGTTTGCTTTCAGAAAGTCAAAGGTGCTGAGAGACAGCAGCTCAAAGGAGATGCACACATGGCCGTAGTAGTTAAACCAGTCGAGCATCTGAACACAGTGACTGATGgggagaaaaaaggggaaagaaaCAGAGATTAAATgtatgagacagaaaaaacagaaactttaccctgaaaataaccaaaataaCAAACTACTCACTGTTTATTGTTTGGATCTTTCTCACTGATCTTCTTCAGCACATTGATTTCCTGTTTGGCTGCTTCTCTGTACTTCTCAATATTCTTAATGATCTTCAGCGCCGTTCGGCTTCCACTTCTGTatgttaaaatactgtatttaaattaaataataaacactACACATGATGCATATTGCAACTTTCATTATTACATGAAACACTTTACCTTCTGTGGTCCAAACAGTGAACAACCTTCCCAAAAGTC
The sequence above is drawn from the Thunnus maccoyii chromosome 10, fThuMac1.1, whole genome shotgun sequence genome and encodes:
- the clk2b gene encoding dual specificity protein kinase CLK2b → MGKTQLYSLYKGFLDCICFCLSRGSGEPAGDTQRDTENGHLIYRNGDVLEDRYEILDTLGEGTFGKVVHCLDHRRSGSRTALKIIKNIEKYREAAKQEINVLKKISEKDPNNKHHCVQMLDWFNYYGHVCISFELLSLSTFDFLKANNFLPYPINHIRHMAFQICHAVRFLHDNKLTHTDLKPENILFVNSDYSFIYNTEKKCNERRLNDTTVRLVDFGSATFDHEHHSTIISTRHYRAPEVILELGWSHPCDVWSIGCILFEYYEGFTMYQTHDNKEHLAMMERIQGPIPRRMIQRSRKQKYFHCGRLNWNECSKSGRYVKAKCKPLRKYLLSQATEHHQFFNLLERMLEYEPSKRISLSSALRHPFFLPLHHPGKNQLWRNSSDMSR